One genomic window of Chitinophagaceae bacterium includes the following:
- the tilS gene encoding tRNA lysidine(34) synthetase TilS has protein sequence MVHKLTAYCSTLNLFKAKDPILLAVSGGVDSTVLAHLFKKAGFNFGVAHINFRLRGYASDADEVFVKELSTTFGVPFFSTGFNTDQYASEQKISIQMAARELRYRWLEQTRKEHGFHFIATAHHQDDEIETVLLNMFRGTGIHGLHGIRPKHEKVIRPMLEFYKNEITAYAKTQDISFREDASNLKTDYDRNKIRLEIIPAIEKYYPGFITTFSENIRRWDEAGDLYDEQIRLLKKKLVVEKTEETLISIPRLRLLTASKTVLYELLKQYGFSPEQALDVHASFDSLPGKIFYSPTHRVLKDRSQLIITKISKESSSSILIDSANRNLQHELLHLKIAIHDAKSFDITSDASVSCLNYELLQFPLLLRKWEKGDYFYPLGMKKKKKKISDYLIDKKMPLHKKEQVWVIQSGERIACIIGERIDERFKVEDSSKKVFVITKN, from the coding sequence ATGGTTCATAAACTCACTGCATATTGTTCAACCCTGAATCTTTTTAAAGCCAAAGATCCCATTCTTCTAGCCGTAAGCGGAGGTGTTGATTCAACTGTTTTAGCGCATTTATTTAAAAAAGCAGGATTCAATTTTGGGGTGGCACATATTAATTTCAGGTTAAGGGGCTATGCTTCCGATGCTGATGAAGTATTTGTAAAAGAGTTATCAACAACATTCGGAGTTCCCTTTTTTTCAACCGGATTCAATACGGATCAATATGCCTCCGAACAGAAAATTTCTATTCAAATGGCAGCGCGTGAATTACGATATCGGTGGCTGGAGCAAACCAGAAAAGAACATGGATTTCATTTCATTGCTACAGCTCACCATCAGGATGATGAAATTGAAACCGTGCTGTTGAATATGTTCCGTGGCACCGGAATTCATGGCCTTCATGGCATCCGGCCGAAGCATGAAAAAGTTATTCGTCCGATGCTGGAATTCTATAAAAATGAAATTACTGCTTACGCGAAAACACAAGACATTTCTTTCAGAGAAGATGCTTCTAATCTCAAAACGGACTATGACAGAAATAAGATCCGCTTGGAAATTATTCCGGCAATAGAAAAATATTATCCGGGTTTCATAACTACTTTTTCGGAAAACATTCGCCGGTGGGATGAAGCAGGTGATTTATATGACGAACAGATCAGGTTGCTAAAAAAGAAGTTGGTTGTGGAAAAAACAGAGGAAACTTTAATTTCTATTCCAAGACTTCGTTTGCTTACGGCTTCGAAAACTGTGCTGTATGAATTGCTTAAGCAATATGGATTTTCTCCTGAGCAAGCATTGGATGTGCATGCTTCTTTTGATTCGCTGCCGGGGAAAATATTTTATTCTCCAACACATCGTGTATTAAAGGACCGTAGTCAACTGATCATCACAAAAATCAGTAAGGAAAGCAGTTCAAGCATATTGATTGATTCCGCAAATCGCAATCTTCAGCATGAATTGCTTCATCTGAAAATTGCCATTCATGATGCAAAGTCATTTGATATTACTTCCGATGCTTCTGTAAGCTGCTTAAATTATGAACTGCTTCAGTTTCCATTGTTGCTCCGGAAATGGGAAAAGGGAGATTACTTCTATCCTTTGGGAATGAAAAAAAAGAAGAAAAAAATCAGCGACTATCTCATTGATAAAAAAATGCCCCTGCACAAAAAGGAACAGGTATGGGTGATTCAATCAGGAGAAAGAATCGCTTGCATTATTGGCGAACGGATTGATGAGCGGTTTAAAGTGGAGGACTCTTCGAAAAAGGTATTTGTGATTACGAAGAATTAG
- a CDS encoding AMP nucleosidase, which translates to MKTKKEIVDNWLPRYTGLALGEFEKYIIVVNFSHYVELFAKWNDVKIKGRDRTMMSASAKGMTIINFGMGSANAATIIDLLSAIEPKAVLFLGKCGGLKKKNEIGHLILPIAAIRGEGTSNDYFPPEVPALPAFALQKAISTTIRDYKRDYWTGTVYTTNRRVWEYDEPFKKYLQQLRCMAIDMETATIFVTAFKNKIPAGALLLVSDQPMVPEGVKTEISDKKVTDQFAELHLKIGIDSLKQLINNRDTVKHLRF; encoded by the coding sequence ATGAAAACGAAGAAAGAAATCGTTGACAACTGGTTGCCTCGTTATACTGGTCTCGCCCTCGGAGAATTTGAGAAATACATCATTGTGGTGAATTTCAGTCATTACGTGGAGCTTTTTGCCAAATGGAATGATGTGAAAATAAAGGGTCGCGACCGCACCATGATGAGTGCCAGCGCGAAAGGAATGACGATCATCAATTTCGGAATGGGGAGTGCGAATGCAGCCACCATTATCGATCTGCTTTCAGCAATAGAACCGAAAGCTGTTTTGTTTCTCGGAAAATGTGGTGGACTTAAAAAGAAGAATGAGATTGGTCACCTGATTCTGCCTATTGCTGCTATCAGGGGAGAAGGAACCTCCAATGATTATTTTCCACCTGAAGTCCCGGCACTTCCCGCATTCGCATTACAGAAAGCCATCTCCACAACAATCCGTGACTACAAACGTGATTACTGGACAGGAACCGTTTACACCACCAACAGAAGGGTTTGGGAATATGATGAACCTTTTAAAAAATACCTGCAACAATTACGTTGCATGGCCATTGATATGGAAACAGCAACTATTTTTGTGACTGCCTTCAAAAATAAAATCCCTGCCGGCGCATTATTGCTGGTGAGCGATCAGCCAATGGTTCCTGAAGGAGTGAAGACGGAGATCAGCGACAAGAAAGTAACAGATCAGTTTGCCGAGTTGCATTTGAAAATCGGCATTGATTCATTAAAGCAATTGATCAATAATCGCGATACGGTGAAGCACCTGCGTTTTTGA
- a CDS encoding DUF4294 domain-containing protein yields MKNKLLLLLFILPVLSQAQTGMLLPAVIIGTDTFPAYQIQDIVVVSKRIFKSGEEQSRFNALKRNVMIVYPFAKEAGGIFNEVNAAMSSMDKKKERKKFMNQKEEELNVLFEGELKNLTITQGEILCKLVARETGNSVYDLIREFKNPLSAFYWNKMSQFLGYSLRYEYDPQQEKDIEFIVRSIEGNY; encoded by the coding sequence ATGAAAAACAAATTGCTCTTACTCCTTTTTATTTTACCGGTACTTTCCCAGGCCCAGACGGGAATGTTGTTGCCTGCCGTAATCATTGGTACCGATACTTTTCCGGCATATCAAATTCAGGATATCGTAGTTGTTTCCAAAAGAATATTTAAAAGTGGGGAGGAACAGTCAAGGTTCAATGCGCTCAAGCGCAATGTGATGATCGTTTATCCTTTTGCCAAAGAAGCCGGTGGAATTTTTAACGAAGTAAATGCTGCGATGTCTTCAATGGATAAGAAAAAGGAACGCAAGAAATTCATGAACCAGAAAGAAGAGGAATTGAATGTGCTTTTTGAGGGTGAATTGAAGAATCTTACAATCACCCAGGGAGAAATTTTATGTAAGTTGGTGGCGAGGGAAACGGGTAACAGCGTTTATGATTTAATTCGCGAATTTAAGAATCCTTTGTCCGCTTTTTACTGGAATAAGATGAGTCAGTTTTTAGGGTACAGTCTTCGTTATGAATATGATCCTCAACAGGAAAAGGACATTGAGTTTATTGTGAGGTCAATAGAAGGAAATTATTAG
- a CDS encoding endonuclease/exonuclease/phosphatase family protein, protein MAFRYKSEKILRYRPDVLVIPECEHPDKILLSGLGKLSDCCWFGTNRHKGLGIFAFNNYKLKPIDNYQPEIKTIVPLQVSNGNTDFNLLAVWANNPSEPKYQYVGQVWKAIHHYKDFLQEKKIILAGDFNSNTIWDRPKRNWNHSHVVALLAQHKISSAYHQYFNQQQGKEKHSTFYLYRHKDKPYHLDYCFASAYFTNKLASVSIGTHHKWGKYSDHSPLIATFSL, encoded by the coding sequence ATGGCTTTCCGCTATAAAAGCGAAAAGATTCTCCGATACAGGCCTGATGTATTGGTTATACCGGAATGCGAACATCCTGATAAGATTTTATTGAGCGGTCTTGGAAAACTCTCAGACTGCTGCTGGTTTGGAACCAACAGACATAAAGGTCTTGGCATTTTTGCTTTCAATAATTATAAGCTGAAACCGATTGATAATTATCAGCCTGAAATTAAAACCATTGTGCCATTGCAGGTATCAAATGGCAACACCGATTTTAATTTGCTGGCGGTATGGGCAAATAATCCTTCCGAACCAAAGTATCAGTATGTTGGCCAGGTATGGAAAGCAATTCACCACTACAAAGATTTTCTGCAGGAGAAAAAGATAATTCTTGCAGGTGATTTTAACAGCAATACCATCTGGGACCGGCCCAAAAGGAATTGGAACCATTCTCATGTAGTGGCACTTTTAGCACAACATAAAATATCAAGCGCTTATCATCAATATTTTAATCAGCAGCAAGGAAAAGAAAAACATTCCACCTTTTATTTATACCGTCACAAAGACAAGCCTTATCACCTCGATTATTGTTTCGCATCTGCTTACTTTACGAACAAACTTGCAAGTGTTTCCATCGGCACACATCACAAATGGGGAAAATACAGTGATCATTCACCCTTGATTGCAACATTTTCCCTCTGA
- a CDS encoding SDR family NAD(P)-dependent oxidoreductase, which yields MKKVIIVGASSGIGRELAILYAKKNCLVGITGRRKDLLDELRDEYPDQIIPLSFDNTKDDVEYHLQLLISKLKGLDLLVLSSGHGEINTSLDWKIEQGTLELNVTAWTQIADFTFNFFKQQNHGQFVAITSIASIRGEGRAPAYNASKSYQANYLQGLRKMAVHKKLKVHITDIQPGFVKTDMAKGKGRFWESPADKAARQMFSAIENKKHKAYITKRWWLAAQVLKTIPGWIYNRI from the coding sequence ATGAAAAAAGTAATCATCGTTGGAGCATCCTCAGGCATCGGTCGCGAGCTGGCGATTTTATATGCAAAGAAAAATTGCCTGGTTGGCATTACGGGCAGAAGAAAAGATTTGCTGGATGAGCTGCGTGATGAATATCCTGATCAGATTATTCCATTGTCGTTTGACAATACGAAAGATGATGTAGAATACCACCTTCAGCTTTTGATCTCTAAGTTAAAGGGACTTGACTTGCTGGTATTAAGTTCCGGACACGGAGAAATAAATACATCGCTTGATTGGAAAATTGAACAGGGAACTTTAGAATTGAATGTGACTGCATGGACGCAGATAGCAGACTTCACCTTTAATTTTTTCAAACAACAAAACCACGGACAGTTTGTGGCCATCACTTCTATTGCCTCCATACGTGGTGAAGGCCGTGCTCCTGCTTATAATGCAAGCAAATCGTACCAGGCAAATTATTTACAAGGGTTGCGGAAGATGGCAGTGCATAAAAAACTGAAAGTCCATATTACAGATATTCAACCCGGATTTGTAAAAACGGATATGGCAAAGGGAAAGGGACGCTTCTGGGAATCACCTGCCGATAAAGCAGCACGACAAATGTTTAGCGCCATTGAAAATAAAAAGCACAAAGCATACATCACCAAAAGATGGTGGCTGGCAGCACAGGTTTTAAAAACTATTCCCGGCTGGATTTATAACAGGATCTGA
- a CDS encoding type I restriction enzyme HsdR N-terminal domain-containing protein, producing MQITFPKYEFNIRNREGQSQIFDAIRKRFVALTPEEWVRQHWLRYLIEEKKYPRSLIAVEMSLKLNKLSKRCDIVVYGKNGKPQLIVECKAGDVKMTQKVFDQIARYNLTLKVKYLVVSNGSKSFCCEIDVEKGSYHFMHDLPAPADFF from the coding sequence ATGCAGATCACTTTCCCAAAATATGAATTCAACATCCGTAACCGTGAAGGTCAATCACAAATTTTTGATGCGATCAGAAAAAGGTTTGTAGCGCTGACACCGGAGGAGTGGGTTCGACAGCATTGGCTTCGCTACCTGATTGAAGAAAAAAAATATCCGCGTTCTTTGATTGCAGTGGAGATGTCGCTGAAGCTGAATAAGCTTTCAAAACGATGTGATATTGTGGTATATGGAAAAAACGGAAAGCCACAACTGATTGTAGAATGCAAAGCAGGGGATGTGAAAATGACGCAAAAAGTATTCGATCAGATTGCACGGTATAACCTTACACTGAAAGTGAAGTACTTAGTGGTTTCAAACGGTAGCAAGAGCTTCTGCTGCGAGATAGATGTGGAAAAGGGAAGTTATCATTTTATGCACGACCTGCCCGCTCCTGCCGACTTCTTCTGA
- a CDS encoding nuclear transport factor 2 family protein, with the protein MHPDELCAIAQQWFNAFNSHDLEMLLSLYAEDAEHYSPKLKIREPATNGLIKGKQALHDWWQGAFERLPTLRYEVVQLTANEQRVFMEYIRQVDAEEDLRVGEVLEIKEGLIVASRVYHG; encoded by the coding sequence ATGCATCCTGATGAACTTTGTGCAATTGCACAGCAATGGTTTAATGCTTTTAACAGTCACGACCTGGAAATGCTTCTTTCGCTGTATGCTGAGGATGCGGAGCATTACAGTCCTAAATTAAAAATCCGTGAACCGGCAACTAATGGATTGATTAAGGGCAAACAGGCATTGCATGATTGGTGGCAGGGAGCATTTGAACGGTTGCCTACGCTCCGTTACGAAGTTGTTCAACTAACTGCCAATGAGCAACGTGTTTTTATGGAATACATCCGGCAGGTTGATGCAGAAGAAGATTTACGGGTGGGTGAAGTTTTGGAAATTAAAGAAGGTTTGATTGTGGCTTCGAGGGTGTATCATGGGTGA
- the holA gene encoding DNA polymerase III subunit delta, with protein sequence MVSTHDVILRDIKNKIFHPIYLLEGEEPYFIDLVSDYIENNLLPESERSFNQTVLYGKDTSVNEIRQRAMNYPMFSNYQVLIVKEAQMLKKWDELLPYVEKPVKTTILVLCHRYDNFDKRTKVGKLLKDSSASVLMTTKKLYDNQVPDWIHQYLQERGFKIEQHAASLLVEYVGNELSRVSNELEKLMLNVKSGKQISVDDIEKNIGISKEYNTFELSKALGLKDVLKANRIVSYFNANPKSSPLVLTIGSLFGYFSKIYLMHQAKPKTDSEIVSVLGIKSFPMIINEYKSASRNYSPQKTEQVIALLQDYDLRSKGVNDTGSEEGALLKELVYKILH encoded by the coding sequence ATGGTCAGCACACACGATGTTATTCTTCGTGACATAAAAAATAAAATATTCCATCCTATCTATTTGCTGGAAGGAGAGGAGCCTTACTTTATTGACCTCGTAAGTGATTACATCGAAAATAATTTATTGCCCGAATCTGAACGCAGTTTTAATCAAACTGTGCTGTACGGAAAAGATACTTCTGTAAACGAGATTCGTCAGCGGGCCATGAATTACCCGATGTTTTCGAATTACCAGGTGCTGATTGTGAAAGAAGCGCAGATGCTGAAGAAGTGGGACGAATTACTTCCTTATGTCGAGAAGCCGGTGAAAACTACGATCCTCGTGCTTTGTCACCGGTACGATAATTTTGACAAGCGAACAAAGGTGGGAAAATTGCTGAAAGACAGTAGTGCCAGTGTGTTGATGACCACTAAAAAACTGTACGACAACCAGGTTCCGGACTGGATTCATCAATACTTACAGGAGCGAGGATTTAAGATTGAACAGCATGCAGCATCCTTGCTGGTTGAATATGTAGGAAATGAACTATCAAGAGTTTCCAACGAATTGGAAAAGTTAATGCTGAATGTGAAATCAGGAAAGCAGATTTCTGTTGATGATATCGAGAAGAATATTGGAATCAGTAAAGAGTACAACACTTTTGAACTGAGTAAGGCGCTTGGATTGAAAGATGTATTAAAGGCCAACAGAATAGTCAGTTATTTTAATGCCAATCCGAAATCAAGCCCTTTGGTGCTTACAATTGGCTCGCTCTTTGGATATTTTTCAAAAATTTACCTGATGCACCAGGCAAAACCAAAAACTGACAGTGAAATAGTTTCTGTATTGGGCATCAAATCTTTTCCAATGATCATAAACGAATACAAATCAGCCTCACGGAATTATTCGCCACAAAAAACAGAACAGGTGATTGCACTGTTGCAGGATTATGATTTGAGGTCGAAAGGAGTAAATGATACAGGAAGTGAAGAAGGTGCATTATTGAAAGAACTGGTGTATAAAATTTTACATTAG
- a CDS encoding T9SS type A sorting domain-containing protein, whose protein sequence is MRQISIFLTLFIYTLLNFTPVKAQPYCNPTFGYGCYSWNNHSIQLDSINWIADPYNCEANDYTTFSTTLAAGNTYNMQVTNANWCGCGVWIDFNQDYAFDNSENLFYLYTPSETNTYNFSITMPAVLNPGTYRMRVIAGWGTDCLSESANGYGACGSYQYGNFDDFTIHVAGFPTGINTTANSDVNLIAASPNPVVDFLEVTVIDFHPGNNALLQLVDVTGSIIQSFRLTNEKETIDMSSLARGIYLLRYVEGQHTEIIKVIR, encoded by the coding sequence ATGCGCCAGATCTCTATATTCCTCACACTCTTCATTTACACGCTGTTAAATTTCACCCCTGTAAAGGCTCAACCTTACTGCAATCCAACCTTTGGCTACGGTTGCTACTCCTGGAACAATCATTCCATTCAACTCGACTCCATTAACTGGATAGCCGATCCTTATAATTGCGAAGCAAATGATTACACCACATTCAGTACAACACTCGCTGCCGGCAACACTTACAATATGCAGGTTACAAATGCCAACTGGTGCGGATGTGGTGTATGGATTGACTTCAACCAGGATTATGCATTCGATAACTCAGAAAATTTATTCTACCTCTATACACCCAGTGAAACCAATACTTACAATTTCAGCATTACGATGCCGGCAGTCTTGAATCCGGGTACCTACCGCATGCGCGTTATTGCAGGCTGGGGAACCGATTGTCTTTCTGAAAGTGCCAATGGTTATGGTGCCTGTGGAAGTTATCAATACGGCAACTTTGATGACTTCACTATTCATGTAGCAGGTTTTCCAACAGGCATCAACACTACTGCAAACAGTGATGTGAATTTAATTGCAGCAAGTCCTAATCCGGTGGTAGATTTTCTGGAAGTAACTGTAATTGATTTTCACCCGGGAAATAATGCGCTCCTTCAGCTTGTTGATGTTACCGGCAGCATCATTCAATCGTTTCGGTTAACGAATGAAAAGGAAACAATTGACATGAGTTCATTGGCCAGGGGCATTTATTTATTACGATATGTGGAAGGACAGCATACGGAAATTATTAAGGTGATCAGGTAA